A single Entelurus aequoreus isolate RoL-2023_Sb linkage group LG11, RoL_Eaeq_v1.1, whole genome shotgun sequence DNA region contains:
- the ube2s gene encoding ubiquitin-conjugating enzyme E2 S, whose translation MNSNVENLPPHVLRLVYKEVSALVADPPEGIKIYPSDEDITELHTAIEGPEGTPFAGGVFRMRLVLGKDFPAVPPKGYFLTKIFHPNVGHKGEICVNVLKRDWKAELGLRHVLLTIKCLLIHPNPESALNEEAGRLLLEDYAEYEARARLLTEIHAMAGPGDSTGAAQDPHDGPQPKKHAGDLAKRAGGGAPAVPAALGNGASGPSVSVGSTSTSSSSVAVKKKADKKRALRRL comes from the exons AACTCCAATGTGGAGAATCTACCCCCTCACGTGCTACGCTTGGTCTACAAAGAGGTTTCAGCTTTAGTGGCAGACCCACCGGAGGGCATCAAGATCTATCCCAGCGATGAGGACATAACAGAACTGCACACAGCCATCGAAGGGCCAG AGGGAACTCCGTTTGCCGGCGGCGTTTTCCGAATGCGCCTGGTCCTGGGCAAGGACTTCCCCGCCGTGCCGCCCAAGGGCTACTTCCTCACCAAGATCTTCCACCCCAACGTGGGCCACAAAGGAGAAATCTGTGTCAACGTCCTGAAGAGGGACTGGAAGGCGGAGCTTGGCCTCAGACACGTACTACTG ACTATCAAGTGTCTTCTCATCCATCCCAACCCGGAGTCGGCCCTCAACGAGGAGGCGGGGCGCCTGCTCCTGGAGGACTATGCGGAGTACGAGGCCCGCGCCCGCCTGCTCACGGAGATACACGCCATGGCGGGGCCCGGCGACTCCACGGGGGCCGCCCAGGACCCCCACGACGGCCCCCAGCCCAAGAAGCACGCGGGCGACCTCGCCAAGAGGGCGGGAGGCGGCGCGCCCGCGGTGCCCGCCGCCCTCGGGAACGGCGCCAGCGGGCCCAGCGTGAGCGTCGGCAGCACCAGCACGTCCAGCAGCAGCGTAGCCGTGAAGAAGAAAGCGGATAAAAAGCGAGCGTTGAGGCGACTTTAA